A genomic window from Triticum urartu cultivar G1812 chromosome 7, Tu2.1, whole genome shotgun sequence includes:
- the LOC125520112 gene encoding hypersensitive-induced response protein 4: protein MVSAFFLFCGCVEQANVAVVEKWGRFLRLAEPGLHFFNPFAGELVAGTLSTRVQSLDVKVETKTKDNVFVQLICTIQYRVVKENADDAFYELQNPQQQIQSYVFDVVRAIVPRMELDSLFEQKNDVAKAVLEELEKVMSDYGYSIEHILMVDIIPDAAVRRAMNDINAAQRLQLASVYKGEAEKIHLVKKAEGEAEAKYLSGVGIAKQRQAITDGLRENILNFSHSVSGTSAKEVMDLIMVTQYFDTIKELGDNSKTTTVFIPHGPGHVKDIGDQIRTGMMEASSSGL from the exons ATGGTGAGCGCCTTCTTCCTCTTCTGCGGGTGCGTGGAGCAGGCCAACGTGGCGGTGGTGGAGAAGTGGGGCCGCTTCCTCCGCCTCGCCGAGCCGGGCCTCCACTTCTTCAACCCCTTCGCCGGCGAGCTCGTCGCCGGGACCCTCTCCACCCGCGTCCAGTCGCTCGACGTAAAGGTCGAGACCAAGACCAAG GATAATGTGTTTGTTCAGCTGATCTGTACAATTCAATACCGGGTTGTTAAGGAGAATGCAGATGATGCATTCTATGAGTTGCAGAATCCCCAACAGCAAATTCAGTCCTACGTCTTTGATG TGGTTCGAGCCATAGTTCCAAGAATGGAGCTGGACAGTCTTTTTGAGCAAAAGAATGATGTTGCAAAGGCTGTACTTGAGGAGCTTGAAAAG GTGATGTCAGATTATGGTTACAGCATTGAGCACATTCTCATGGTTGACATCATCCCTGATGCTGCTGTCCGCAGAGCAATGAACGACATAAATGCAG CCCAACGGCTCCAGCTTGCGAGTGTCTACAAAGGAGAAGCGGAGAAGATCCATCTGGTGAAGAAGGCGGAAGGGGAGGCCGAGGCTAAGTACCTGTCAGGTGTCGGCATCGCCAAGCAGCGGCAGGCTATCACGGACGGCCTGCGGGAGAACATCCTCAACTTCTCGCATTCGGTGTCGGGCACGAGCGCCAAGGAGGTGATGGACCTGATCATGGTCACCCAGTACTTCGACACCATCAAGGAGCTCGGGGACAACTCGAAGACCACCACAGTGTTCATCCCCCATGGCCCGGGCCACGTCAAGGACATCGGCGACCAGATCCGCACCGGCATGATGGAGGCGTCGAGCAGCGGCCTGTAG